The following proteins are co-located in the Castor canadensis chromosome 5, mCasCan1.hap1v2, whole genome shotgun sequence genome:
- the Stmn3 gene encoding stathmin-3 — translation MASTMSAYKEKMKELSVLSLICSCFYSQPHPNTIYQYGDMEVKQLDKRASGQSFEVILKSPSDLSPESPMLSSPPKRKDTSLEELQKRLEAAEERRKTQEAQVLKQLAERREHEREVLHKALEENNNFSRLAEEKLNYKMELSKEIREAHLAALRERLREKELHAAEVRRNKEQREEMSG, via the exons ATGGCCAGCACCATGTCCG CCTACAAGGAGAAGATGAAGGAGCTGTCCGTGCTGTCACTCATCTGTTCCTGCTTCTACTCACAGCCTCACCCCAACACCATCTACCAGTATGGGG ACATGGAGGTGAAGCAGCTGGACAAGCGGGCCTCTGGCCAGAGCTTCGAGGTCATCCTCAAGTCCCCTTCTGACTTGTCCCCGGAGAGTCCCATGCTCTCCTCTCCCCCCAAGAGGAAGGATACCTCCCTGGAGGAGCTGCAGAAGAGGCTGGAGGCAGCTGAGGAGCGAAGGAAG ACGCAGGAGGCGCAGGTCCTGAAGCAGCTGGCGGAGCGGCGCGAGCACGAGCGCGAAGTGCTGCACAAGGCGCTGGAGGAGAACAACAACTTCAGCCGCCTGGCGGAGGAGAAGCTCAACTATAAGATGGAACTCAGCAAGGAGATCCGCGAGGCGCACCTGGCGGCGCTGCGCGAGCGGCTGCGCGAAAAG GAGCTGCATGCGGCTGAGGTGCGCAGGAACAAGGAGCAGCGGGAGGAGATGTCCGGCTAA